In the genome of Bosea sp. BIWAKO-01, the window CGACCTTCCTGGGGGCGATGGAACTGGTTGTCAGCCCCGTGCAGCGATAGCAGCCGCCGCACCGGCCATGACGCCGCCGGTCAGGCGATTGATCCGGCGCATCGCCCTCGGGCTCGCCACCAGCCGCCGAGCCTTATCCGCGGCATAGGCATAGGCGAGCATCGTCGAGCCGATGATCAGGGTGAGCAGCAACGCGACCTCGACGAAGGCGAGCATCGTCATCCGCCCGAGATCGACGACGAGAGGCAGGATCGACAGGAAGAACACCATGACCTTGGGATTGCCGAGCGTCAGCGCGATGCCGCCGAAGAACAGCCGCAAGCCCTCACCGCGGGCACTCGGCGGCTGACGCGGCGCCTCGGCCGGGGCGGTCCAGAGCTTCCAGGCGAGATAGAGCAAATAGGCACAGCCGGCATATTTGATCGCGACGAAGAGTCCATGGAAGCTCTGCATCAGCACGGCAAGGCCAAACGCCGTGCAGGAAAACCAGATCAGATCGCCTGCGACGATTCCCGCCGCAAAGGGAAGCGAGCGGCGAAAGCCGGTGCCGAGCGAGCGCGCAACCAGGGCAGCGACCGCAGGACCAGGCGAAGCGACCGCCAGAAAATAGACGCCAGCAAAAACCAGAAGGCCTGTGAGTTCCATGGGAGCAGCCTCTTCAGAGCTGCGGCAACCCTAGCAGAATGCACCCGAGGCGTCTCATTGCGACGCGTGATCTGACCGATCAGCCCAGCTCACGCACGTCAGCCGATGGCCTCGACCTGCCCGGATGTCACGGTGAAACACTGCGCTCCTGCCGGCAGATCGGTGAACAGCGCCGGATCGGCCCCCGTCATCCAGACCTGCGAGCCCAACTCGCCGAGTTCGGCGTAGAGCGCAGCGCGCCGACGCGGATCGAGATGGGCGGCGACTTCGTCGAGCAAGACCAGCGGCGGAAGCCCGCTCATGCTCCGGACCAGCCTCGCATGCGCAAGTACGAGCCCGATCAACAGAGCCTTCTGCTCGCCGGTCGAGCCCTGCTCGGCCGGAATATCCTTGGCGGCATGGCGAACGAGGAGGTCCGACGCTTGCGGGCCAACGAGGGTGCGCCCGGCCGCGCGGTCGCGCTGGCGCCCCTGCTTCAGGATGTCGCGATAGCGATCCTCGGCATCGAGTGCCGGCAGCCCCGCTACAAGCCGATCGATCTCGCCTTCAAGGCCGAGCGCGGCACGGGGAAAGGGAGATGCGTCGTCGCCATTGGCCGCGATGATCATCGCCAGCCGGCCAACCGTCTCAGCCCTCGCCGCAGCCACGGCCACGCCGAGTTCGGCGATCTCCCGCTCGATCGCATCAAGCCAGGACGCCTCTTGCGGAGTGTCCTCGAGGATCCGGTTGCGCGAGCGCAAGGCCCGTTCGAGTGCGTTCGAGCGCGTCGCATGGCCAGGATCGACCGCAAGCACGAGCCGGTCGAGGAAGCGGCGGCGATCGCCGGCCGCGCCACGGAACAAGCCATCGAGATCCGGCGTCAGCCAGACCACGCGGAGATAGTCGCTGAAAGCCAGCGCCGAGCCGACCTGGACCCCGTCGATGCGGGCAAGTCTTGCACGCCGCCCGTCGCTTTCGCTGCCAAGCCCGATGCCGAGGCGCGCGCCATCATCCGCAAGCGCAATCGATACGGCGAAGGAGCCCGGGCCCGCCTGGCGCGCCATCTCGGAGAGATCGGCGCGGCGCAGCCCCCGACCCGGCGCAAACAGCGACACGGCTTCGAGCAGATTGGTCTTGCCGGCGCCGTTCTCGCCGACAAGCGCAACGATTTGGCCCCCGACCGCGAGATCGAGGGCCTCATAGGAGCGGAAATCCTGAAGGATCAGGCGCGCGACCGTGGTCAAGATGCGAGCGTGGCCTAAACCCGCATCGGCATCAGCACATAGAGCGCAGACGCACCTTCGCGATCCTGGATCACCGTCGGCGAGCCGGGATCGGCAAGCTTGAGGAGGGCCGTGTCGCCATCGAGCTGCGCGGCGATATCCATCAGGTAGCGGGCGTTGAAGCCGATATCGAGCGGGCTCGCATCATAATCGACCTCGACCTCCTCGGTCGCCGATCCGGAATCGGGATTGGTGACCGACAAGGTCAGGCGGCCATCGGCGATGGACAGCTTCACCGCGCGGCCGCGCTCGGAGGAGATCGTCGAGACACGATCGACCGAGGCGGCAAAATCGCCCTTGTCGACGGTCAGGCGCTTGTCGTTTCCGCTTGGGATCACCCGCTGATAATCCGGGAAGGTGCCGTCGATCAGCTTGGAGGTCAGCACCACCGCCTGCGTCGCGATACGGATCTTGGTGGCGGAGAGCTCGACCGAGACCTCGGTGTCGCCATCCTCCAGCAGCTTCTGGATCTCCGCCACGGCCTTGCGCGGCACGATCACGCCCGGCATGCCGGCAGCCCCGCTCGGAGCCGCGGTATCGACGCGCGCAAGCCTATGCCCGTCCGTTGCGACAGCGCGCAGCAGGCTGCGGCCTTCGACTTCGATGGTGTGGAGATAGATGCCGTTCAGATAGTAGCGCGTCTCCTCGGTGGAGATCGCGAACTGGGTCTTGTCGATCAGGCGCTTGAGCTCGCCCGCGGCGAGCGTGAAGCGATGCGCCATCTCGCCCGCGGTGATGTCAGGGAAATCGCCCTCGGGCAGGGTCTGCAGCATAAAACGCGAGCGGCCGGAGCGGAGCGTCAGTCCCGCTTCACCCGTCGTCTCGAGCGAGACCTGGGCGCCGTCGGGCAGCTTGCGCACGATATCGTAGAGCGTATGCGCCGGCACGGTCGTCGCGCCCGGCTCCGGGACATCGGCAGGCACCGTCTCGACGACCTCGATGTCGAGATCGGTCGCCTTCAGCTTGAGGCCGGCACCGTCCGCGCTCAGCAAAAGGTTCGACAGGATCGGGATCGTGTTGCGGCGTTCCACCACGCGGTGGACATGACCCAGCGACTTCAACAGCGTAGAACGTTCGACCGTGACCTTCATCGTCTGTCTTCTGGCGTGCTAGCGCCCGAGCAGCGGCTGCGCGGGCGACGGAATGGCCCGCGACATTGCAGGACGCGCGCCGGTGGCGCAAGGGCGCTCTCACAACCGGCCACAGCCAAAGCCGCGCTCGCCTCCGGGGCATAGCGCGGCAGGCAGCTCACTCCTGCAGCATCCGCTTCAGGAGATCGACCTCGTCATGCAGCAGGCGATCTTCGGCGATCGCCTTTTCGATCTTGCGAACGGCATGCAGCACGGTGGTGTGATCGCGGCCACCGAAGCGGCGGCCGATCTCCGGCAGCGAGCGCGGTGTCAGCGCCTTGGAGAGATACATCGCGATCTGGCGCGGCTTCACGACCGCGGCGGTGCGGCGCTCGGAGAGGATGTCGGCCCGGCTGACATTGTAGCGGGTCGCGACCAGCTTCTGGATGTCCTCGATCTTGACGCGGCGCGGCTCGCGGGTCCGGACCAGGTCACGGATCGCGGCCTCGGCCGTTTCCAGCGTCACCGCATTGCCGGACAAGGTGGCATGGGCCAGCAGCCGATTGGCGGCGCCGTCGAGATCGCGGCCATTGGCGGTGATGACGCGGGCCACATAGGCGATCACGTCGGAATTGACGTGGAAGCTCGAATGCGCCGCCTGCAGCGACTCGAGCCGGCTTCCGAGAATCTTCACCCGCAGCGCCTCGTCAAGATCGCCGACCTCGACGACAAGCCCGCCGGCCAGCCGCGAACGGATACGCTCGTCGAGCGTCTCGAGATCATTGGCAAGCCGATCGGCCGCGACCACGATCTGTTTGCCGGCATCGATCAAGGCGTTGATCGTGTGGCCGAACTCCTGCTGGATCGAGCGCCCCTGGATGAACTGCACGTCGTCGACGATCAGCAGGTCGATGCCGCGCAGCTTTTCCTTGAAGGCGAGCGCCGTCTGCGATTTCAGGGCCGCGACGAAACCGTACATGAAACGATCGGCCGTGAAATAGGCCACGCGTTTGCCATGATTGCGCGCATCCTGAGCAATCGCCTGCAGGAGATGCGTCTTGCCGAGCCCGACACCAGCATGAAGGTAGAGCGGATTATAGGGGGTCGTTCCGGCCGGGGCCGCGGCAATGCGCTCGGCCGCGGCAAAGGCCAGCTGGTTCGACTTGCCGACGATGAAGCTCTGGAAGTTGAGGCGCCGGTCGAGCATC includes:
- a CDS encoding LysE family translocator codes for the protein MELTGLLVFAGVYFLAVASPGPAVAALVARSLGTGFRRSLPFAAGIVAGDLIWFSCTAFGLAVLMQSFHGLFVAIKYAGCAYLLYLAWKLWTAPAEAPRQPPSARGEGLRLFFGGIALTLGNPKVMVFFLSILPLVVDLGRMTMLAFVEVALLLTLIIGSTMLAYAYAADKARRLVASPRAMRRINRLTGGVMAGAAAAIAARG
- the recF gene encoding DNA replication/repair protein RecF — translated: MTTVARLILQDFRSYEALDLAVGGQIVALVGENGAGKTNLLEAVSLFAPGRGLRRADLSEMARQAGPGSFAVSIALADDGARLGIGLGSESDGRRARLARIDGVQVGSALAFSDYLRVVWLTPDLDGLFRGAAGDRRRFLDRLVLAVDPGHATRSNALERALRSRNRILEDTPQEASWLDAIEREIAELGVAVAAARAETVGRLAMIIAANGDDASPFPRAALGLEGEIDRLVAGLPALDAEDRYRDILKQGRQRDRAAGRTLVGPQASDLLVRHAAKDIPAEQGSTGEQKALLIGLVLAHARLVRSMSGLPPLVLLDEVAAHLDPRRRAALYAELGELGSQVWMTGADPALFTDLPAGAQCFTVTSGQVEAIG
- the dnaN gene encoding DNA polymerase III subunit beta, encoding MKVTVERSTLLKSLGHVHRVVERRNTIPILSNLLLSADGAGLKLKATDLDIEVVETVPADVPEPGATTVPAHTLYDIVRKLPDGAQVSLETTGEAGLTLRSGRSRFMLQTLPEGDFPDITAGEMAHRFTLAAGELKRLIDKTQFAISTEETRYYLNGIYLHTIEVEGRSLLRAVATDGHRLARVDTAAPSGAAGMPGVIVPRKAVAEIQKLLEDGDTEVSVELSATKIRIATQAVVLTSKLIDGTFPDYQRVIPSGNDKRLTVDKGDFAASVDRVSTISSERGRAVKLSIADGRLTLSVTNPDSGSATEEVEVDYDASPLDIGFNARYLMDIAAQLDGDTALLKLADPGSPTVIQDREGASALYVLMPMRV
- the dnaA gene encoding chromosomal replication initiator protein DnaA, yielding MDEITDAKAVPASVIATTTASIQGEGAALSLTEAWDRVRRRLRAELGEDVFSSWFARVEIGGLVDGVAYLTVPTRFLKSWLEAHYAERLRAHCLAELPAANGILLSVRQAARDAIPAAVREAAMAAPRAAAPEPVIAVRSAEAGALPCEQELVDACGTMLDRRLNFQSFIVGKSNQLAFAAAERIAAAPAGTTPYNPLYLHAGVGLGKTHLLQAIAQDARNHGKRVAYFTADRFMYGFVAALKSQTALAFKEKLRGIDLLIVDDVQFIQGRSIQQEFGHTINALIDAGKQIVVAADRLANDLETLDERIRSRLAGGLVVEVGDLDEALRVKILGSRLESLQAAHSSFHVNSDVIAYVARVITANGRDLDGAANRLLAHATLSGNAVTLETAEAAIRDLVRTREPRRVKIEDIQKLVATRYNVSRADILSERRTAAVVKPRQIAMYLSKALTPRSLPEIGRRFGGRDHTTVLHAVRKIEKAIAEDRLLHDEVDLLKRMLQE